One Hippoglossus hippoglossus isolate fHipHip1 chromosome 5, fHipHip1.pri, whole genome shotgun sequence genomic window carries:
- the LOC117761556 gene encoding calmodulin-binding transcription activator 1-like isoform X1, which yields MAAENKPEGLKKIRNPERMVRIAVGYTGHTPPKSDDTDANNEPGQLKIYLPKKLLECLPKCSSLPKERHRWNTNEEIAAYLITFEKHDEWLTTSPKTRPQNGSMILYNRKKVKYRKDGYCWKKRKDGKTTREDHMKLKVQGVECLYGCYVHSSIIPTFHRRCYWLLQNPDIVLVHYLNVPAVDDSGKPCGPVLCSINTDRKEWAKWSKEELIGQLKPMCAGSSLHQKCSSVKQRIISSKQESGAAAGGGSAVGTGVAAGQRAEEADGTEVQNSDVSEGQTEPSPGGGRGRVGGGERRNGRITKPSLLPQSSMEVSSSTSNNQVEVPDTTQSSPLSITSDMADSPALSIGAGLSQSTAVFMSEVTTLTGDSVYSAGHTHLLASAHESTTAGILLAVAPENQRFASFPGGVGLGEGGELVLSSSLDSGGAVSIPENTMTFDPDCFLNNPKQGQTYGGGGGKTEGCNGDDGGLHCSPNTFLYNPALVNNIKTEPVPLEQPLATQSSYVGEGTGLSPSTTLEQMDFSAVMSTACVTSLNQTIHHPSPSLFLQASPQTSQPSQLQTNGTEGTQDSGEAQPYIGLPTVPTDSPVTNRDPHTHLHQASPDQQGLCGRNGQGAAVGPFPLTTQDTTVDQSGSRGHREMGGLDKTSENGGELLLKPGDPHEAYTSVDTEHYLQPTDDNGGGEEGGGGGGENEILCNGVSLPGASSSVGASPESIAAGPSIEGALYSSPLPQQGGGVSAAAAGAGSAISLEGFEASFGSQFSDLINDFISVEGSGGGVGAAVTGVLMPQEGAAGEEHGTAAGHLQGSEVEQGALGLLQETGRLFGVTDYSPEWSYPEGGVKVLITGPWLESGSEYSCLFDHISVPAALIQPGVLRCYCPAHDTGLVMLQVAMGGEVISSSVVFEYKARDLPALPSSQHDWLSLDDTQFRMSILERLEQMEQRMAEISNQNPNSETMATKGGGVEGGGATDQQSQIPPDQGSFEGRVVVVCEKMMSQSCWASSNQLIHSKNSRGMTLLHLAAAQGYAGLIQTLIRWRTKHADSIDLELEVDPLNVDHFSCTPLMWACALGHTEAALVLYQWDPRALSIPDSLGRLPLNIARSRGHTRLAELLEQLQQTPQAQGQPGDTWMDRWRGESRTGGISNSPTPNSNSELRRTRTESQPDNQNQSWSQTGHRAPQATQGDKGGPPPAKRLKPSPDTQQQLANSTPSTNTLNSLLNTFPSPNARCSLVPNTLSPQTQPSNLSCQNTPPPASSSPSRPQLPNTPFSHLQARIGGSGGGTRWSLRQTLGQCSLARRILGKERLAIHLRQRVLSDRGEETELLTYQDNTEDLQMDITMLADHIMEASAGRLKQEAVETDSGKGGISSDVRLLSGYLSEVERFLNSKPQTPNPKPKSLSGPEDQQSPQAKQAPPSPFDWSSFLCAAMKEERLKNDSPCLAMTEAEQGELYETIRHALHALRKHKGPIQEQRKEIAAVIQRCYKRYKQYALYKRMTLAAILIQSRFRSFHEQRKFQQSRRAAVLIQQYYRSYRHSLSSLLTKKQNQAARKILRFLLRCRHRAREQRKARGPESPPPGATHSPLSL from the exons GAGATTGCTGCATATCTCATCACTTTTGAGAAACATGATGAGTGGCTGACGACATCGCCAAAAACCAG GCCTCAAAATGGCTCTATGATTCTCTACAACCGCAAGAAGGTGAAGTACAGGAAAGATGGCTACTgctggaagaagaggaaagacgGGAAGACCACCCGAGAGGATCACATGAAGCTCAAAGTGCAGGGAGTCGAG TGTCTGTATGGCTGCTACGTCCACTCCTCCATCATCCCCACCTTCCATCGTAGATGCTATTGGCTGCTGCAG AACCCAGACATTGTGCTGGTGCACTACTTGAATGTACCGGCAGTGGACGATAGCGGGAAGCCATGCGGCCCCGTCCTCTGCTCTATcaacacagacaggaaggagTGGGCCAAGTGGAGCAAGGAGGAGCTCATTGGACAACTCAAACCCATGT GTGCTGGAAGCAGCCTGCATCAGAAATGTTCCAGCGTCAAGCAGCGCATCATCTCATCCAAGCAGGAGTCCGGGGCAGCAGCAGGGGGTGGATCTGCGGTGGGTACTGGTGTAGCGGCAGGCCAGAGAGCCGAGGAAGCAGATGGCACGGAGGTCCAGAACAGCGATGTGTCAGAAGGCCAGACAGAGCCCAGTCCTGGGGGGGGCAGGGGCAGAGTGggcggaggagagaggaggaatggCAGGATAACCAAACCCTCCTTACTTCCACAGAGCAGCATGGAGGTGTCCTCTTCCACTTCCAACAACCAGGTGGAGGTCCCTGACACCACCCAGAGCTCCCCACTGTCAATCACTAGCGACATGGCCGACAGTCCTGCCCTCTCCATTGGCGCTGGTCTGTCACAGAGCACCGCTGTGTTCATGTCGGAGGTCACCACACTGACTGGGGATTCAGTTTACTCTGCTGGTCACACCCACCTGCTGGCATCTGCCCACGAGAGTACCACCGCTGGCATCCTGTTGGCTGTGGCCCCCGAAAACCAGAGGTTTGCATCGTTTCCTGGTGGGGTGGGCttaggggagggaggggagttGGTTCTGTCCAGCTCTCTAGACTCTGGCGGCGCAGTTAGCATCCCTGAAaacaccatgacctttgaccccgacTGCTTCCTCAACAATCCCAAGCAGGGCCAGACGtatggtggaggtggagggaagaCAGAGGGGTGTAATGGTGATGATGGAGGACTCCACTGTTCCCCTAACACCTTCCTCTACAACCCAGCCCTTGTCAACAACATCAAGACGGAACCGGTGCCCCTGGAGCAGCCGCTGGCCACGCAGAGTAGCTATGTAGGAGAGGGAACCGGCCTCAGCCCCAGCACCACCCTGGAGCAAATGGACTTCAGTGCTGTCATGTCAACCGCCTGTGTCACAAGTCTTAACCAGACTATACACCACCCTTCCCCAAGCCTCTTCCTCCAGGCCTCCCCCCAGACAAGCCAGCCCTCTCAGCTGCAGACCAATGGTACAGAGGGAACCCAGGACTCGGGTGAGGCCCAACCTTACATAGGTCTGCCCACAGTGCCAACAGACTCTCCGGTCACCAATAGAGATCCGCACACACATCTCCACCAAGCCAGCCCAGACCAGCAGGGCCTGTGTGGAAGGAACGGCCAAGGAGCAGCAGTGGGCCCGTTTCCCCTGACAACACAGGACACTACCGTCGACCAGTCAGGCAGCAGGGGACATCGGGAGATGGGGGGCTTAGACAAAACTTCTGAGAATGGAGGAGAGTTACTGCTCAAGCCTGGGGATCCTCACGAGGCCTACACAAGCGTGGACACAGAGCACTACCTGCAACCCACAGATGACaatggagggggagaggagggcggaggagggggaggggaaaACGAGATTCTCTGTAATGGTGTAAGTTTGCCAGGGGCCAGCAGTTCAGTTGGGGCCAGTCCTGAGTCGATAGCTGCAGGTCCAAGCATCGAGGGGGCGCTCTACagttctcctcttcctcagcaaGGTGGGGGCGTGTCGGCCGCAGCAGCTGGGGCAGGATCAGCCATCAGTCTGGAAGGTTTTGAGGCTTCATTTGGAAGCCAGTTCTCTGATCTCATCAATGATTTCATCTCAGTCGAGGGGTCTGGGGGCGGGGTGGGGGCAGCGGTCACTGGGGTTCTGATGCCCCAGGAGGGggcagcaggagaggagcaTGGCACAGCAGCGGGCCACCTGCAGGGCTCGGAGGTGGAGCAGGGAGCTCTGGGACTGCTCCAGGAGACTGGGAGGCTGTTTGGTGTGACAGATTACTCCCCAGAGTGGTCGTATCCAGAG GGCGGAGTGAAGGTGCTGATCACAGGTCCATGGTTGGAGTCGGGCAGTGAGTACAGCTGTCTCTTTGACCACATCAGTGTCCCAGCTGCCCTCATCCAGCCCGGGGTGCTGCGCTGCTACTGCCCAG CCCATGACACTGGCTTGGTGATGCTACAGGTAGCTATGGGTGGTGAAgtcatctcttcctctgtggtttttGAATACAAGGCGCGTGATCTTCCTGCCCTGCCATCTTCTCAGCACGACTGGCTGTCCCTGGATG ATACCCAGTTCAGGATGTCCATCTTGGAGCGTCTGGAGCAGATGGAACAGAGGATGGCTGAGATATCCAATCAGAACCCAAACTCagaaaccatggcaaccaagggcggaggagtggagggaggaggagccacTGATCAGCAGTCTCAA ATTCCTCCTGATCAGGGTTCATTCGAGGGTCGCGTGGTGGTGGTTTGTGAGAAGATGATGTCTCAGTCGTGCTGGGCTTCTTCCAATCAGCTCATCCACAGTAAGAACTCCAGAGGAATGACCTTACTGCATCTGGCTGCAGCTCAGGGCTATGCAGGGCTCATTCAGACACTCATTCGCTGGCG CACAAAGCATGCGGACAGTATTGACCTCGAGCTGGAGGTGGATCCTCTTAACGTAGACCACTTTTCCTGCACTCCACTG ATGTGGGCTTGTGCTCTGGGCCATACTGAGGCAGCACTGGTGCTTTACCAGTGGGATCCGAGAGCTCTTTCTATTCCTGATTCACTGGGTCGCTTGCCTCTCAACATTGCTCGATCTAGGGGCCACACTCGATTGGCTGAGCTATTGGAACAGCTGCAACAGACCCCTCAAGCTCAGGGCCAGCCAGGTGACACTTGGATGgacaggtggagaggagagtcaCGGACAGGCGGAATAAGTAACAGCCCAACTCCAAACTCAAACTCAG AGCTGAGGAGAACCAGGACAGAGAGCCAGCCAGACAACCAGAACCAGAGCTGGAGCCAAACAGGACACAGAGCCCCACAGGCAACCCAGGGAGATAAGGGAGGTCCACCCCCAGCCAAGAGACTCAAACCCAGTCCAGACACCCAGCAACAGTTAGCTAACTCAACCCCCAGCACCAACACCCTCAACTCCCTCCTCAACACCTTCCCGAGTCCTAATGCTCGGTGTTCTCTCGTCCCCAACACCCTCTCCCCACAAACTCAACCCTCCAACCTCAGCTGTCAGAACACACCTCCCCCTGCCAGCTCCAGCCCTAGCCGGCCTCAGCTCCCCAACACCCCGTTCTCCCACCTGCAGGCCAGGATAGGGGGGTCCGGAGGGGGCACCAGGTGGAGTCTGAGACAGACTCTGGGGCAATGTAGCCTAGCCAGGAGAATTTTAGGAAAAGAGCGACTGGCCATTCACCTGCGCCAAAGAGTGCTGTCTGAcaggggagaggagacagagctgctgaCCTATCAGGATAACACTGAGGACTTGCAG atggACATTACAATGCTAGCTGATCACATCATGGAGGCTTCAGCTGGTAGGCTCAAACAGGAGGCTGTGGAAACAGACTCCGGGAAGGGGGGGATCAGCAGCGATGTCAGGTTACTGTCTGGTTACCTCAGTGAGGTGGAGAG gTTCCTGAACTCCAAGCCCCAGACCCCTAACCCCAAACCAAAATCTCTCTCAGGGCCGGAGGATCAGCAGAGTCCTCAGGCTAAGCAAGCCCCACCCTCCCCCTTCGACTGGAGCTCCTTCCTCTGTGCAGCTATGAAAGAGGAGAGGTTGAAAAATGACTCCCCCTGTCTAGCCATGACTGAAGCAGAGCAGGGAGAGCTGTATGAGACCATCAGGCATGCCCTTCACGCCCTCAGAAAACACAAG GGTCCCATTCAGGAACAACGCAAAGAGATTGCAGCAGTGATTCAACGTTGCTATAAGCGATACAAGCAG TATGCACTTTATAAGAGGATGACCCTGGCAGCCATCCTGATCCAGAGTCGTTTCCGGAGTTTCCATGAGCAGAGGAAGTTCCAGCAGAGTCGTCGAGCAGCGGTCCTCATCCAGCAATACTACCGTTCCTACAGACACTCCCTCAg CAGCCTCCTAACTAAAAAACAGAACCAGGCTGCTCGCAAGATCCTGAGGTTCCTGCTCCGATGCCGCCACAG gGCCAGAGAGCAGAGAAAGGCCAGGGGTCCTGAGAGCCCACCGCCAGGCGCCACACACAGCCCCCTCAGCCTGTGA
- the LOC117761556 gene encoding calmodulin-binding transcription activator 1-like isoform X5, translated as MAAENKPEGLKKIRNPERMVRIAVGYTGHTPPKSDDTDANNEPGQLKIYLPKKLLECLPKCSSLPKERHRWNTNEEIAAYLITFEKHDEWLTTSPKTRPQNGSMILYNRKKVKYRKDGYCWKKRKDGKTTREDHMKLKVQGVECLYGCYVHSSIIPTFHRRCYWLLQNPDIVLVHYLNVPAVDDSGKPCGPVLCSINTDRKEWAKWSKEELIGQLKPMCAGSSLHQKCSSVKQRIISSKQESGAAAGGGSAVGTGVAAGQRAEEADGTEVQNSDVSEGQTEPSPGGGRGRVGGGERRNGRITKPSLLPQSSMEVSSSTSNNQVEVPDTTQSSPLSITSDMADSPALSIGAGLSQSTAVFMSEVTTLTGDSVYSAGHTHLLASAHESTTAGILLAVAPENQRFASFPGGVGLGEGGELVLSSSLDSGGAVSIPENTMTFDPDCFLNNPKQGQTYGGGGGKTEGCNGDDGGLHCSPNTFLYNPALVNNIKTEPVPLEQPLATQSSYVGEGTGLSPSTTLEQMDFSAVMSTACVTSLNQTIHHPSPSLFLQASPQTSQPSQLQTNGTEGTQDSGEAQPYIGLPTVPTDSPVTNRDPHTHLHQASPDQQGLCGRNGQGAAVGPFPLTTQDTTVDQSGSRGHREMGGLDKTSENGGELLLKPGDPHEAYTSVDTEHYLQPTDDNGGGEEGGGGGGENEILCNGVSLPGASSSVGASPESIAAGPSIEGALYSSPLPQQGGGVSAAAAGAGSAISLEGFEASFGSQFSDLINDFISVEGSGGGVGAAVTGVLMPQEGAAGEEHGTAAGHLQGSEVEQGALGLLQETGRLFGVTDYSPEWSYPEGGVKVLITGPWLESGSEYSCLFDHISVPAALIQPGVLRCYCPDTQFRMSILERLEQMEQRMAEISNQNPNSETMATKGGGVEGGGATDQQSQIPPDQGSFEGRVVVVCEKMMSQSCWASSNQLIHSKNSRGMTLLHLAAAQGYAGLIQTLIRWRTKHADSIDLELEVDPLNVDHFSCTPLMWACALGHTEAALVLYQWDPRALSIPDSLGRLPLNIARSRGHTRLAELLEQLQQTPQAQGQPGDTWMDRWRGESRTGGISNSPTPNSNSELRRTRTESQPDNQNQSWSQTGHRAPQATQGDKGGPPPAKRLKPSPDTQQQLANSTPSTNTLNSLLNTFPSPNARCSLVPNTLSPQTQPSNLSCQNTPPPASSSPSRPQLPNTPFSHLQARIGGSGGGTRWSLRQTLGQCSLARRILGKERLAIHLRQRVLSDRGEETELLTYQDNTEDLQMDITMLADHIMEASAGRLKQEAVETDSGKGGISSDVRLLSGYLSEVERFLNSKPQTPNPKPKSLSGPEDQQSPQAKQAPPSPFDWSSFLCAAMKEERLKNDSPCLAMTEAEQGELYETIRHALHALRKHKGPIQEQRKEIAAVIQRCYKRYKQYALYKRMTLAAILIQSRFRSFHEQRKFQQSRRAAVLIQQYYRSYRHSLSSLLTKKQNQAARKILRFLLRCRHRAREQRKARGPESPPPGATHSPLSL; from the exons GAGATTGCTGCATATCTCATCACTTTTGAGAAACATGATGAGTGGCTGACGACATCGCCAAAAACCAG GCCTCAAAATGGCTCTATGATTCTCTACAACCGCAAGAAGGTGAAGTACAGGAAAGATGGCTACTgctggaagaagaggaaagacgGGAAGACCACCCGAGAGGATCACATGAAGCTCAAAGTGCAGGGAGTCGAG TGTCTGTATGGCTGCTACGTCCACTCCTCCATCATCCCCACCTTCCATCGTAGATGCTATTGGCTGCTGCAG AACCCAGACATTGTGCTGGTGCACTACTTGAATGTACCGGCAGTGGACGATAGCGGGAAGCCATGCGGCCCCGTCCTCTGCTCTATcaacacagacaggaaggagTGGGCCAAGTGGAGCAAGGAGGAGCTCATTGGACAACTCAAACCCATGT GTGCTGGAAGCAGCCTGCATCAGAAATGTTCCAGCGTCAAGCAGCGCATCATCTCATCCAAGCAGGAGTCCGGGGCAGCAGCAGGGGGTGGATCTGCGGTGGGTACTGGTGTAGCGGCAGGCCAGAGAGCCGAGGAAGCAGATGGCACGGAGGTCCAGAACAGCGATGTGTCAGAAGGCCAGACAGAGCCCAGTCCTGGGGGGGGCAGGGGCAGAGTGggcggaggagagaggaggaatggCAGGATAACCAAACCCTCCTTACTTCCACAGAGCAGCATGGAGGTGTCCTCTTCCACTTCCAACAACCAGGTGGAGGTCCCTGACACCACCCAGAGCTCCCCACTGTCAATCACTAGCGACATGGCCGACAGTCCTGCCCTCTCCATTGGCGCTGGTCTGTCACAGAGCACCGCTGTGTTCATGTCGGAGGTCACCACACTGACTGGGGATTCAGTTTACTCTGCTGGTCACACCCACCTGCTGGCATCTGCCCACGAGAGTACCACCGCTGGCATCCTGTTGGCTGTGGCCCCCGAAAACCAGAGGTTTGCATCGTTTCCTGGTGGGGTGGGCttaggggagggaggggagttGGTTCTGTCCAGCTCTCTAGACTCTGGCGGCGCAGTTAGCATCCCTGAAaacaccatgacctttgaccccgacTGCTTCCTCAACAATCCCAAGCAGGGCCAGACGtatggtggaggtggagggaagaCAGAGGGGTGTAATGGTGATGATGGAGGACTCCACTGTTCCCCTAACACCTTCCTCTACAACCCAGCCCTTGTCAACAACATCAAGACGGAACCGGTGCCCCTGGAGCAGCCGCTGGCCACGCAGAGTAGCTATGTAGGAGAGGGAACCGGCCTCAGCCCCAGCACCACCCTGGAGCAAATGGACTTCAGTGCTGTCATGTCAACCGCCTGTGTCACAAGTCTTAACCAGACTATACACCACCCTTCCCCAAGCCTCTTCCTCCAGGCCTCCCCCCAGACAAGCCAGCCCTCTCAGCTGCAGACCAATGGTACAGAGGGAACCCAGGACTCGGGTGAGGCCCAACCTTACATAGGTCTGCCCACAGTGCCAACAGACTCTCCGGTCACCAATAGAGATCCGCACACACATCTCCACCAAGCCAGCCCAGACCAGCAGGGCCTGTGTGGAAGGAACGGCCAAGGAGCAGCAGTGGGCCCGTTTCCCCTGACAACACAGGACACTACCGTCGACCAGTCAGGCAGCAGGGGACATCGGGAGATGGGGGGCTTAGACAAAACTTCTGAGAATGGAGGAGAGTTACTGCTCAAGCCTGGGGATCCTCACGAGGCCTACACAAGCGTGGACACAGAGCACTACCTGCAACCCACAGATGACaatggagggggagaggagggcggaggagggggaggggaaaACGAGATTCTCTGTAATGGTGTAAGTTTGCCAGGGGCCAGCAGTTCAGTTGGGGCCAGTCCTGAGTCGATAGCTGCAGGTCCAAGCATCGAGGGGGCGCTCTACagttctcctcttcctcagcaaGGTGGGGGCGTGTCGGCCGCAGCAGCTGGGGCAGGATCAGCCATCAGTCTGGAAGGTTTTGAGGCTTCATTTGGAAGCCAGTTCTCTGATCTCATCAATGATTTCATCTCAGTCGAGGGGTCTGGGGGCGGGGTGGGGGCAGCGGTCACTGGGGTTCTGATGCCCCAGGAGGGggcagcaggagaggagcaTGGCACAGCAGCGGGCCACCTGCAGGGCTCGGAGGTGGAGCAGGGAGCTCTGGGACTGCTCCAGGAGACTGGGAGGCTGTTTGGTGTGACAGATTACTCCCCAGAGTGGTCGTATCCAGAG GGCGGAGTGAAGGTGCTGATCACAGGTCCATGGTTGGAGTCGGGCAGTGAGTACAGCTGTCTCTTTGACCACATCAGTGTCCCAGCTGCCCTCATCCAGCCCGGGGTGCTGCGCTGCTACTGCCCAG ATACCCAGTTCAGGATGTCCATCTTGGAGCGTCTGGAGCAGATGGAACAGAGGATGGCTGAGATATCCAATCAGAACCCAAACTCagaaaccatggcaaccaagggcggaggagtggagggaggaggagccacTGATCAGCAGTCTCAA ATTCCTCCTGATCAGGGTTCATTCGAGGGTCGCGTGGTGGTGGTTTGTGAGAAGATGATGTCTCAGTCGTGCTGGGCTTCTTCCAATCAGCTCATCCACAGTAAGAACTCCAGAGGAATGACCTTACTGCATCTGGCTGCAGCTCAGGGCTATGCAGGGCTCATTCAGACACTCATTCGCTGGCG CACAAAGCATGCGGACAGTATTGACCTCGAGCTGGAGGTGGATCCTCTTAACGTAGACCACTTTTCCTGCACTCCACTG ATGTGGGCTTGTGCTCTGGGCCATACTGAGGCAGCACTGGTGCTTTACCAGTGGGATCCGAGAGCTCTTTCTATTCCTGATTCACTGGGTCGCTTGCCTCTCAACATTGCTCGATCTAGGGGCCACACTCGATTGGCTGAGCTATTGGAACAGCTGCAACAGACCCCTCAAGCTCAGGGCCAGCCAGGTGACACTTGGATGgacaggtggagaggagagtcaCGGACAGGCGGAATAAGTAACAGCCCAACTCCAAACTCAAACTCAG AGCTGAGGAGAACCAGGACAGAGAGCCAGCCAGACAACCAGAACCAGAGCTGGAGCCAAACAGGACACAGAGCCCCACAGGCAACCCAGGGAGATAAGGGAGGTCCACCCCCAGCCAAGAGACTCAAACCCAGTCCAGACACCCAGCAACAGTTAGCTAACTCAACCCCCAGCACCAACACCCTCAACTCCCTCCTCAACACCTTCCCGAGTCCTAATGCTCGGTGTTCTCTCGTCCCCAACACCCTCTCCCCACAAACTCAACCCTCCAACCTCAGCTGTCAGAACACACCTCCCCCTGCCAGCTCCAGCCCTAGCCGGCCTCAGCTCCCCAACACCCCGTTCTCCCACCTGCAGGCCAGGATAGGGGGGTCCGGAGGGGGCACCAGGTGGAGTCTGAGACAGACTCTGGGGCAATGTAGCCTAGCCAGGAGAATTTTAGGAAAAGAGCGACTGGCCATTCACCTGCGCCAAAGAGTGCTGTCTGAcaggggagaggagacagagctgctgaCCTATCAGGATAACACTGAGGACTTGCAG atggACATTACAATGCTAGCTGATCACATCATGGAGGCTTCAGCTGGTAGGCTCAAACAGGAGGCTGTGGAAACAGACTCCGGGAAGGGGGGGATCAGCAGCGATGTCAGGTTACTGTCTGGTTACCTCAGTGAGGTGGAGAG gTTCCTGAACTCCAAGCCCCAGACCCCTAACCCCAAACCAAAATCTCTCTCAGGGCCGGAGGATCAGCAGAGTCCTCAGGCTAAGCAAGCCCCACCCTCCCCCTTCGACTGGAGCTCCTTCCTCTGTGCAGCTATGAAAGAGGAGAGGTTGAAAAATGACTCCCCCTGTCTAGCCATGACTGAAGCAGAGCAGGGAGAGCTGTATGAGACCATCAGGCATGCCCTTCACGCCCTCAGAAAACACAAG GGTCCCATTCAGGAACAACGCAAAGAGATTGCAGCAGTGATTCAACGTTGCTATAAGCGATACAAGCAG TATGCACTTTATAAGAGGATGACCCTGGCAGCCATCCTGATCCAGAGTCGTTTCCGGAGTTTCCATGAGCAGAGGAAGTTCCAGCAGAGTCGTCGAGCAGCGGTCCTCATCCAGCAATACTACCGTTCCTACAGACACTCCCTCAg CAGCCTCCTAACTAAAAAACAGAACCAGGCTGCTCGCAAGATCCTGAGGTTCCTGCTCCGATGCCGCCACAG gGCCAGAGAGCAGAGAAAGGCCAGGGGTCCTGAGAGCCCACCGCCAGGCGCCACACACAGCCCCCTCAGCCTGTGA